One Cryobacterium psychrophilum DNA segment encodes these proteins:
- a CDS encoding NmrA family NAD(P)-binding protein: MPDSVFVTGATGIVGRGVVDALLTKGVKVIAGLRDQGSAHCLPDGVEARTFNFGAGAKELEDVLEGADRLFLMRPPQIADVQSQLFPVIDAGNRRGIRQTVFLSLQGVQYNKATPHHAVEEYMRQIDVPYTFLRPNFFMQNLSTTYAAEIRERGEIYVPAGRSFTAFIDARDIGRVAATTFTESGHTRKAYTLSGEQSLTYRNIARTMTDVLGRHITYARPSETDYLAHLAAQGQPEGYIDVQKMIYRIVRLNISAIPNRAIRQLTGTPATTFADFVRDNRSAWTPQR, from the coding sequence GTGCCTGATTCGGTCTTTGTCACCGGAGCCACCGGGATCGTCGGCCGTGGCGTCGTCGATGCACTTCTCACGAAGGGCGTGAAAGTGATTGCGGGCCTCCGGGACCAGGGAAGCGCCCACTGCCTCCCAGACGGGGTCGAAGCCCGCACCTTCAACTTCGGTGCCGGCGCCAAAGAGCTGGAGGATGTGCTTGAGGGCGCGGATCGGCTGTTCCTGATGCGGCCCCCGCAGATCGCGGACGTCCAATCGCAACTGTTCCCCGTCATTGACGCAGGGAACCGTCGCGGGATCCGTCAGACCGTCTTCCTCTCCCTACAAGGAGTGCAATATAACAAGGCGACCCCGCACCACGCGGTCGAGGAATACATGCGCCAGATCGATGTGCCCTACACGTTCCTGCGCCCGAACTTCTTCATGCAGAACCTGTCGACCACCTACGCCGCCGAGATCCGCGAACGCGGAGAGATCTACGTGCCCGCCGGGCGGTCCTTCACCGCGTTCATCGATGCGCGCGACATCGGCCGGGTCGCCGCAACCACTTTCACCGAATCAGGTCACACCCGCAAGGCATACACCCTCTCCGGAGAGCAATCACTCACCTACCGCAACATCGCCCGCACCATGACCGACGTGCTCGGTCGCCACATCACTTACGCTCGCCCGTCGGAGACGGACTACCTCGCCCACCTCGCCGCGCAAGGCCAGCCCGAGGGCTACATAGACGTGCAGAAGATGATCTACCGCATCGTCCGGCTCAACATCAGCGCCATCCCCAACCGAGCCATCCGTCAGCTCACCGGCACGCCCGCCACCACGTTCGCGGACTTCGTCCGCGACAACAGATCAGCATGGACACCCCAACGCTGA
- a CDS encoding YihY/virulence factor BrkB family protein codes for MVHEFGQDGGIDAAAGLTFFAVLSVFPAALAIVSLIGVIGDGPAAVDRLLSLLDQVAPGAVIEILRQPLDDIATTSTASLTFVIGVLAALWSASAFVSAFGRAMNRIYEVDEGRPYWKRKPAQLAVTVVLVTLVLLSATIVVVSGPILRAFGEALGIGNTAVAVWDVAKWPILAAAVVVIVAVLYAATPNIQQPRFRWLSLGAILAIVLLATASAGFAFYVANFSTYNQTFGTLAGVIIFLIWVFLVNMALLLGAEFNAELERGRQLQAGIPAETQLQLPPRDTTSSDLTRHTAHIDEQHGTLLRHGEPPPARTDTLIARAREAAQSILARIRLRR; via the coding sequence ATGGTGCATGAATTTGGCCAGGACGGCGGCATTGACGCCGCTGCCGGGCTGACCTTTTTCGCCGTCCTGTCGGTTTTCCCGGCAGCATTAGCGATCGTGTCGCTCATTGGTGTCATCGGTGATGGGCCGGCCGCAGTCGACCGCCTTCTGTCTCTGCTCGATCAAGTTGCTCCCGGAGCCGTCATCGAGATCCTCCGGCAACCCCTCGACGACATCGCGACAACCTCCACCGCAAGCCTCACCTTCGTGATCGGCGTGCTGGCAGCATTGTGGTCGGCCTCGGCCTTCGTCAGCGCATTCGGTCGGGCCATGAACCGCATCTACGAAGTCGACGAAGGTCGCCCCTATTGGAAACGGAAACCCGCCCAACTCGCCGTCACCGTCGTCCTCGTCACCCTCGTTCTCCTCAGCGCCACCATCGTGGTGGTGTCGGGCCCGATCCTCCGCGCCTTCGGTGAAGCGCTGGGCATCGGAAACACTGCCGTTGCAGTCTGGGACGTCGCAAAATGGCCGATCCTTGCCGCTGCCGTCGTCGTGATCGTTGCCGTTCTTTACGCCGCAACCCCGAACATCCAACAACCACGGTTTCGATGGCTCAGCCTCGGCGCCATTTTGGCCATCGTTCTCCTCGCCACAGCATCGGCCGGATTCGCGTTCTACGTCGCGAATTTTTCCACCTACAACCAAACCTTTGGCACCCTCGCCGGAGTCATCATCTTCTTGATCTGGGTCTTCCTCGTAAATATGGCGCTGCTCCTCGGCGCCGAATTCAATGCGGAACTCGAACGCGGACGCCAACTCCAGGCCGGCATTCCCGCCGAAACCCAACTCCAACTTCCCCCACGAGACACCACGTCAAGCGACCTCACCCGGCACACCGCCCACATCGACGAACAACACGGCACCCTCCTGCGACACGGGGAGCCCCCACCTGCTCGCACAGACACCTTGATCGCCCGAGCCCGAGAAGCCGCGCAATCCATCCTGGCCCGGATTCGACTCCGTCGATAG
- the sucC gene encoding ADP-forming succinate--CoA ligase subunit beta, protein MDLYEYQARDLFEEYGVPVLPGIIADTPAEVRAAAEKLGGVVVVKAQVKVGGRGKAGGVKVAKTPDDAEAAGRDILGLDIKGHTVGRVMVAGGARIKQEFYFSVLLDRSNRSYLSLASYEGGVEIEVLAVEKPEALAYTAVDPAVGIDLAVATQIAIDAKFPAELVDKVAPVFVQLYNVFKGEDATLVEVNPLVLTEEGDIIALDGKVTIDENADFRHPKHAHLEDAAAADPLEAKAKLAGLNYVKLDGEVGIIGNGAGLVMSTLDVVAYAGENFGNVKPANFLDIGGGASAEVMAAGLDVILGDPQVKSVFVNVFGGITACDAVAKGIVGALAELGTSANKPLVVRLDGNNVDEGRRILAEANHPLVTLAATMDEGAAKAAELAHAAS, encoded by the coding sequence GTGGATCTTTACGAATACCAAGCAAGAGACCTCTTTGAGGAATATGGTGTGCCGGTTCTGCCGGGCATCATCGCGGACACCCCCGCAGAAGTACGTGCAGCGGCCGAGAAGCTCGGCGGCGTTGTCGTCGTCAAGGCGCAGGTCAAGGTCGGTGGCCGCGGCAAAGCTGGCGGCGTGAAGGTTGCCAAGACCCCCGACGATGCCGAGGCCGCTGGCCGCGACATTCTGGGCCTCGACATCAAGGGCCACACCGTGGGCCGTGTCATGGTCGCCGGTGGAGCGCGCATCAAGCAGGAGTTCTACTTCTCCGTGCTGCTGGACCGGTCGAATCGGTCCTACCTCTCCCTCGCCAGCTACGAGGGCGGCGTGGAGATCGAAGTTCTCGCCGTGGAGAAGCCCGAAGCACTCGCCTACACGGCGGTCGACCCCGCGGTCGGTATCGACCTGGCTGTCGCGACGCAGATCGCGATTGACGCCAAGTTCCCCGCCGAGCTCGTTGACAAGGTCGCACCGGTCTTCGTGCAGCTCTACAACGTGTTCAAGGGCGAGGACGCAACCCTGGTCGAGGTCAACCCCCTCGTCCTCACCGAAGAGGGCGACATCATCGCGCTCGATGGCAAGGTCACGATCGACGAGAACGCTGACTTCCGTCACCCGAAGCACGCGCATCTCGAAGACGCTGCCGCAGCCGACCCGCTCGAGGCCAAGGCCAAGCTCGCCGGACTCAACTACGTGAAGCTCGACGGCGAAGTTGGCATCATCGGAAACGGTGCCGGTCTGGTCATGAGCACGCTCGACGTTGTCGCCTACGCGGGCGAAAACTTCGGCAACGTCAAACCGGCCAACTTCCTCGACATCGGAGGCGGAGCATCCGCTGAGGTCATGGCGGCCGGACTCGACGTCATTCTGGGCGACCCCCAGGTGAAATCGGTCTTCGTCAACGTGTTCGGTGGCATCACCGCGTGTGACGCTGTCGCCAAGGGCATCGTGGGCGCCCTCGCCGAGCTCGGCACCTCCGCCAACAAGCCGCTTGTGGTTCGCCTCGACGGCAACAACGTTGACGAAGGCCGTCGCATCCTGGCCGAGGCCAACCACCCGCTCGTCACCCTGGCCGCAACGATGGACGAGGGGGCCGCCAAGGCTGCCGAACTCGCCCACGCAGCCAGCTGA
- a CDS encoding DUF6544 family protein → MIRITIAAVFVLHGLIHFFGFVKAFQLADIPQLVQPISQPVGLLWLAAGMLCLIAAGALFFAPRLWWAVGAGAVVISQAVILTSWGDASVGTIANVVLLGAVIYGFASRGPLSLRAEFEHALTRVWPLVRSASGGVILEGDLASLPDPVQRYLHRSGVIGRPPVTDFRATWTGRIRSAPDSAWMTFTADQLDLVDTPERFFMMNARMKGLPVDVLHAFDDHGATMRVRLLSIRSMVDAKGSALTHAETVTLFNDLCCLAPGALLSRAITWEPIDKHTATAHFALGPNTITAELRFDDLGDLVDFVADGRGSMSPDGHTLTPLRWSTPLHDYAQVGPARVATKAEVRWHPDSGAWTYGEFELTSLAYNVANRSQPASQESDRVSGKAGLQA, encoded by the coding sequence ATGATCCGCATCACCATCGCCGCGGTTTTCGTGCTGCACGGCCTGATTCACTTCTTCGGCTTCGTCAAGGCCTTCCAGCTCGCCGATATCCCCCAGTTGGTGCAACCCATTTCGCAACCCGTGGGGCTGCTCTGGCTGGCCGCAGGCATGCTCTGCCTGATCGCCGCCGGCGCGCTGTTCTTTGCACCCCGGTTGTGGTGGGCAGTCGGTGCTGGTGCCGTGGTCATCTCGCAAGCCGTCATTCTCACCTCCTGGGGAGACGCCAGCGTGGGCACCATCGCGAACGTGGTGCTCCTCGGAGCAGTCATATATGGCTTCGCCTCCCGGGGCCCGCTGAGCCTTCGCGCCGAATTCGAGCATGCCCTGACACGCGTGTGGCCGTTGGTCCGGTCGGCGTCCGGCGGGGTGATCCTCGAGGGTGACTTGGCTTCCCTGCCCGATCCGGTGCAGCGCTACCTTCATCGGTCCGGTGTAATCGGCCGGCCGCCCGTGACCGACTTCCGGGCAACCTGGACCGGCCGGATCCGCAGCGCCCCGGACAGCGCATGGATGACGTTCACCGCTGACCAGCTGGACCTCGTAGATACCCCGGAACGCTTCTTCATGATGAACGCCAGGATGAAAGGACTCCCGGTGGATGTTCTGCACGCATTCGACGATCACGGCGCGACCATGCGGGTGCGGCTGCTGTCGATCCGCTCGATGGTCGATGCGAAGGGGAGCGCACTCACCCACGCCGAAACGGTGACGCTGTTCAACGACCTGTGCTGCCTGGCGCCCGGCGCCCTGCTCTCACGCGCAATCACCTGGGAGCCGATCGACAAGCACACTGCCACAGCGCACTTCGCCCTGGGGCCCAACACCATCACGGCCGAGTTGCGATTCGATGACCTGGGGGATCTGGTCGACTTCGTCGCCGACGGGCGTGGGAGCATGTCTCCTGACGGCCACACCCTCACACCGCTGCGCTGGTCGACGCCGTTGCACGACTATGCGCAGGTCGGACCCGCACGGGTGGCGACGAAGGCCGAGGTGAGGTGGCATCCCGACTCGGGCGCCTGGACGTACGGTGAATTTGAGCTCACCTCGCTGGCCTACAACGTCGCGAACCGAAGCCAGCCGGCCAGCCAGGAATCTGACCGGGTTAGCGGTAAAGCTGGTCTTCAGGCGTAG
- a CDS encoding VIT1/CCC1 transporter family protein produces MTNVHQGVEPHAAGLASRLNWLRAGVLGANDGIVSVAALVVGVAAATTDSHVILIAGVASLLAGAISMALGEYVSVSSQRDSERALIAKETWELANQPEEELAELAGFYQAKGLSAHTAELVAVELTRHDALAAHLEVELHIDAEDVSNPWHAAFASAISFTIGAALPLLAVLLPPPGLRIGATFLAVLVALVITGWLSAFLGNSPKPRAIARIVIGGLLALAVTYLIGTLIGGTV; encoded by the coding sequence ATGACTAATGTGCACCAAGGGGTGGAACCCCATGCGGCCGGCCTGGCGTCGCGTTTGAATTGGCTGCGAGCGGGCGTTCTGGGCGCGAACGACGGCATTGTCTCGGTGGCGGCCCTGGTGGTGGGTGTCGCTGCCGCGACAACCGATTCGCATGTCATTCTCATTGCCGGCGTTGCAAGCCTCCTCGCCGGGGCGATTTCGATGGCGCTCGGCGAATACGTGTCGGTGAGCAGCCAACGCGATTCCGAGCGGGCCCTCATCGCCAAGGAAACCTGGGAGCTCGCGAACCAGCCCGAGGAGGAACTTGCCGAGCTCGCCGGGTTCTATCAAGCCAAAGGCCTGTCGGCACACACCGCCGAGTTGGTCGCGGTCGAGCTGACCCGGCACGACGCCCTCGCCGCCCACCTCGAGGTTGAGCTGCATATCGACGCCGAAGACGTGTCGAACCCATGGCACGCGGCCTTCGCCTCCGCGATTTCATTTACCATCGGTGCGGCGCTGCCCCTCTTGGCCGTCTTGCTGCCGCCGCCGGGGCTCCGCATCGGCGCAACATTCCTGGCCGTGCTCGTGGCCCTCGTGATCACCGGCTGGCTCAGCGCGTTCCTCGGCAACAGCCCGAAGCCACGTGCCATTGCGCGCATCGTCATCGGCGGGCTCCTCGCCCTCGCCGTGACCTACTTGATCGGTACCCTCATCGGCGGCACCGTCTAA
- a CDS encoding ROK family protein produces the protein MSETDLVVVGVDVGGTNIEVGSVDERHHVLQRAKAATPEGGPENVIRVITELVGSLDAHPIAVGVGIPGVVHEGRALTVPNLTGWTENVDLIGPLSGQLGVPVTLGNDANVGLLGEWIAGAARGGRNVLGLWMGTGIGGGLILDGRPYVGSRGAAGEIGHVIVLAGGALCTCGRRGCAEAYAGRRSMRGVATSMVDAGWKTSLFTIRDDEGKTKLTSKVWAEALDDEDQLAEKLFDTAIETLGIAIGSTNNLLDLDRVVIGGGLAEKLGQDLADRLFSAAKPWMLQHNPDLKFVVSELGDDAGVVGAAALARAAVITS, from the coding sequence ATGAGTGAAACAGATTTGGTTGTCGTTGGCGTCGACGTTGGCGGCACCAACATCGAGGTCGGTTCCGTCGATGAACGTCATCATGTACTCCAGCGGGCTAAAGCCGCCACCCCGGAAGGTGGACCGGAAAATGTCATCCGCGTCATCACCGAATTGGTTGGCTCCCTCGATGCCCACCCCATCGCTGTCGGAGTCGGGATTCCCGGTGTCGTGCATGAGGGTCGCGCCCTCACCGTGCCCAACCTCACCGGTTGGACCGAAAACGTCGACCTCATCGGACCCCTCTCGGGCCAACTCGGAGTCCCTGTCACTCTGGGAAACGACGCCAACGTCGGTCTGCTCGGGGAGTGGATCGCGGGTGCGGCACGCGGCGGTCGGAACGTCCTCGGTCTCTGGATGGGAACCGGGATCGGTGGCGGCCTTATCCTCGACGGCCGGCCGTACGTAGGAAGCCGAGGAGCAGCCGGCGAGATCGGCCACGTCATCGTTCTGGCCGGCGGTGCGCTCTGCACCTGCGGTCGCCGCGGGTGCGCCGAGGCCTATGCGGGACGACGATCGATGCGCGGCGTCGCCACGTCGATGGTCGACGCCGGATGGAAGACATCCCTGTTCACGATTCGCGACGACGAGGGTAAAACCAAGCTGACCTCCAAGGTCTGGGCCGAGGCGCTCGACGACGAAGACCAGCTCGCCGAGAAACTGTTCGACACGGCAATCGAGACCCTCGGTATCGCGATCGGCTCCACGAACAATCTCCTCGATCTGGACCGGGTCGTCATCGGGGGTGGGCTGGCCGAAAAACTCGGCCAAGACCTTGCCGACCGACTCTTCAGCGCGGCCAAACCCTGGATGCTGCAGCACAACCCCGACCTTAAATTCGTTGTCTCTGAGCTGGGAGACGACGCCGGTGTTGTTGGAGCCGCCGCGCTCGCCCGAGCAGCAGTCATCACGAGCTGA
- a CDS encoding DUF3054 domain-containing protein codes for MPTRRPLTFFLVDALFVLAFVLIGRASHNEGALGTLVTYWPFLGGLILGWLLLRAWRSPQRIRITGLGIWVSTVTFGLLLRVLSGQGVQLSFAIVTTIVLGVFLLGWRSVAALVRRSHSRSRSRTA; via the coding sequence ATGCCCACTCGCCGTCCCCTGACGTTCTTCCTCGTCGATGCACTGTTCGTGCTCGCGTTCGTCCTCATCGGGCGGGCGAGCCACAACGAGGGTGCTCTCGGCACCCTCGTGACCTACTGGCCGTTTCTCGGCGGACTCATTCTCGGCTGGCTGCTGCTGCGCGCGTGGCGCAGCCCGCAACGCATCCGCATCACGGGCCTCGGCATCTGGGTTTCGACGGTAACGTTCGGGCTGCTGCTGCGAGTGTTGAGCGGCCAGGGGGTGCAGTTGAGCTTCGCGATCGTCACCACGATTGTGCTCGGCGTTTTCCTGCTGGGCTGGCGCTCGGTCGCCGCCCTCGTTCGTCGTTCGCATTCGCGTTCGCGTTCGCGCACAGCCTGA
- a CDS encoding DUF2079 domain-containing protein, which yields MREENREQSIQPAAQTAPDAAAARSKGVGAAMLVGMITTTVYTIFSWFQWNAYVVPSWDLGIFTQLAKQYAAFPSTFTVLVAQNVLLGIAARAIAFGAVRLLGQPLGLLFGLAFAFSWGLQGAVEAQFHEIAFAVPLLAFSLTAFLRRQWIACMLWAMPLVFVQEDLGLTVAALGIVLAYRSRRPRGVWLAVWGIGWFGIATLIVLPLLNPDGRWAYAQSLNPAAASTIFLQPEKALTLVLLIVASGAIALRSPLVLLLLPTLAWRFLSDNSGYWGPGWQYSAVLMPILFVAVLDAITGCRNERSRWTRTYGRMAPAVVSTDTHFSTQLNSTQLNSTQRSAAAAAAHAALVSVPDASLVESDIGLMGYLAPRTTVYWVGNTNPTPDYLVVDLQSGGLPAEWHSVGDVAAQVHAGVRFQTIFSRDGYEVAKRIDAAH from the coding sequence ATGCGAGAGGAAAACCGAGAACAATCGATCCAGCCGGCGGCGCAGACGGCACCCGATGCTGCTGCAGCGAGGTCCAAGGGTGTCGGCGCAGCGATGCTCGTCGGGATGATCACGACCACCGTCTACACGATATTTTCGTGGTTTCAGTGGAACGCCTATGTGGTGCCGTCGTGGGATTTGGGAATCTTCACCCAACTCGCGAAGCAGTACGCGGCGTTCCCGAGCACCTTCACGGTCTTGGTGGCCCAAAATGTCCTCCTGGGGATTGCAGCGAGAGCCATCGCTTTCGGGGCAGTTCGGCTGCTGGGCCAGCCCCTGGGGCTGTTGTTCGGGCTGGCGTTTGCGTTCAGTTGGGGTCTGCAGGGGGCCGTGGAGGCGCAGTTCCACGAGATCGCCTTCGCCGTACCGCTCCTGGCATTCTCACTCACCGCCTTTCTGCGTCGGCAGTGGATCGCCTGCATGCTGTGGGCGATGCCCCTCGTGTTCGTGCAGGAGGATCTGGGCCTCACCGTGGCTGCGCTCGGGATTGTGCTCGCCTACCGCAGCCGCCGCCCTCGCGGGGTTTGGCTTGCGGTCTGGGGAATCGGTTGGTTCGGTATTGCGACTCTGATCGTGCTGCCCTTGCTCAACCCCGACGGTCGCTGGGCCTACGCGCAGAGCTTGAACCCTGCGGCGGCCTCGACGATCTTCTTACAGCCCGAGAAGGCTCTGACCCTCGTTCTGCTCATCGTGGCGTCCGGCGCCATCGCCCTTCGTTCGCCATTGGTCCTTTTACTTCTCCCCACGCTCGCGTGGCGGTTTCTTTCCGATAATTCCGGCTATTGGGGGCCCGGCTGGCAATACAGTGCGGTTCTCATGCCCATTCTGTTCGTCGCTGTGCTGGATGCGATCACCGGCTGTCGGAATGAGCGCAGTCGATGGACCCGGACGTACGGGCGCATGGCACCCGCGGTGGTCAGCACCGATACGCATTTCTCAACTCAACTCAACTCAACTCAACTCAACTCAACTCAGCGCAGCGCCGCCGCCGCCGCCGCCCACGCTGCCCTCGTGAGCGTTCCTGATGCCTCGCTGGTGGAATCCGACATCGGTTTGATGGGATATCTGGCGCCTCGGACCACGGTCTACTGGGTGGGCAACACGAATCCGACCCCCGACTACCTCGTCGTCGACCTGCAGTCCGGTGGCCTGCCCGCAGAGTGGCACTCGGTGGGGGACGTCGCCGCGCAGGTGCATGCCGGAGTGCGCTTTCAGACGATCTTCTCCCGCGACGGCTACGAGGTAGCGAAACGAATCGACGCCGCCCACTGA
- the sucD gene encoding succinate--CoA ligase subunit alpha — MSIFLNKDSKVIVQGITGGEGTKHTALMLKAGTQVVGGVNARKAGTTVVHGAVELPVFGTVSEAVAETGADVSIIFVPPVFTKNAVIEAIDAEIPLLVIITEGVPVQDSAEFWAYAKAKGNKTRIIGPNCPGIITPGEALVGITPANITGKGPVGLVSKSGTLTYQMMYELRDLGFSTAIGIGGDPIIGTTHIDALEAFEADPETLAIVMIGEIGGDAEEKAAEYIKAHVTKPVIGYVAGFTAPEGKTMGHAGAIVSDGAGTAQGKKEALEAAGVKVGKTPSEAATLLREALSALKVSA, encoded by the coding sequence ATGTCAATTTTCCTCAACAAAGACTCCAAGGTCATCGTTCAGGGCATCACCGGAGGTGAGGGCACCAAGCACACCGCCCTCATGCTCAAGGCCGGCACCCAGGTGGTCGGTGGCGTCAACGCCCGCAAGGCCGGCACCACGGTTGTGCACGGCGCCGTCGAACTGCCCGTGTTCGGCACGGTCTCCGAGGCCGTCGCCGAGACCGGTGCCGACGTCTCGATCATCTTCGTACCGCCGGTGTTCACCAAGAACGCCGTCATCGAAGCGATCGACGCCGAGATCCCCCTCCTCGTGATCATCACCGAGGGCGTTCCCGTTCAGGACTCCGCCGAGTTCTGGGCCTACGCCAAGGCCAAGGGCAACAAGACCCGCATCATCGGTCCGAACTGCCCCGGCATCATCACGCCCGGCGAAGCTCTCGTGGGCATCACCCCCGCGAACATCACCGGGAAGGGACCGGTCGGCCTCGTTTCGAAGTCGGGCACCCTCACGTACCAGATGATGTACGAGCTGCGCGACCTCGGCTTCTCGACCGCAATCGGCATCGGTGGCGACCCCATCATCGGTACCACGCACATCGACGCCCTTGAGGCGTTCGAGGCCGACCCCGAGACCCTCGCGATCGTGATGATCGGCGAAATCGGTGGAGACGCCGAAGAGAAGGCCGCCGAGTACATCAAGGCGCATGTCACGAAGCCGGTCATCGGCTACGTGGCCGGCTTCACGGCCCCCGAGGGCAAGACCATGGGCCACGCCGGCGCCATCGTCTCCGACGGAGCCGGAACCGCCCAGGGCAAGAAGGAGGCCCTCGAGGCCGCCGGAGTCAAGGTCGGCAAGACGCCGAGCGAGGCTGCAACCCTGCTGCGCGAGGCACTCTCCGCGCTCAAGGTTTCCGCGTAA